One window of the Shewanella maritima genome contains the following:
- the cheY gene encoding chemotaxis response regulator CheY has product MDKNMKILIVDDFSTMRRIIKNLLRDLGFNNTQEADDGSTALPMLQKGEFDFVVTDWNMPGMQGIDLLKAIRADDSLKHLPVLMVTAEAKREQIIAAAQAGVNGYVVKPFTAATLKEKLDKIFERLA; this is encoded by the coding sequence TTGGACAAGAATATGAAGATTCTTATTGTTGACGACTTTTCAACAATGAGACGTATCATCAAGAACTTGTTGCGAGACTTGGGGTTCAACAATACCCAAGAAGCAGATGACGGGTCTACGGCCCTACCTATGTTACAAAAAGGCGAATTTGACTTTGTTGTAACTGACTGGAACATGCCTGGTATGCAAGGCATCGACTTATTGAAAGCCATTCGCGCTGACGATTCTCTTAAACATTTACCTGTACTTATGGTAACGGCCGAAGCCAAGCGTGAGCAGATTATTGCTGCAGCGCAAGCTGGTGTAAACGGCTACGTGGTTAAGCCATTTACCGCAGCCACGCTCAAAGAAAAGCTAGATAAAATCTTTGAACGCTTAGCATAA
- a CDS encoding RNA polymerase sigma factor FliA, with the protein MNKAAAYTQFDNKTSIVEQYAPLVKRIAHHMLARLPASVQLDDLLQAGMMGLLEASSKFDGSKGAKFETFAGIRIRGAMIDEIRRGDWVPRSVHRNSRRITQVIDELEQTLGRDARDTEIAEKLEMSLDEYHHILNDVSVGKIIGIEDLGVSQDVIVPEDENPDEAFESLAEVQFQSALVEAIKTLPERDALVLSLYYDEALNLKEIGAILEVSESRVSQILSQAMLRLKGKLKHWTQE; encoded by the coding sequence GTGAATAAAGCTGCAGCATATACCCAATTCGATAACAAAACGTCTATCGTTGAACAGTATGCTCCGCTAGTAAAACGTATCGCTCACCATATGTTGGCTAGGCTTCCTGCCTCTGTGCAATTGGATGACTTGTTGCAGGCAGGAATGATGGGGCTGCTTGAAGCTTCATCAAAATTTGATGGCAGTAAAGGTGCCAAGTTTGAAACCTTTGCTGGGATCCGCATCCGAGGGGCAATGATTGATGAGATCCGCCGTGGTGATTGGGTTCCCCGTTCCGTTCACAGAAATAGTCGTCGTATCACTCAAGTGATCGATGAGTTAGAGCAAACACTTGGGCGCGATGCTCGTGACACAGAAATTGCTGAAAAACTTGAGATGTCGCTAGATGAATACCATCATATCTTAAACGACGTTTCTGTGGGGAAAATCATAGGCATAGAAGACTTGGGCGTGTCGCAAGATGTCATCGTCCCGGAAGACGAAAATCCGGACGAAGCGTTCGAGTCACTTGCTGAAGTACAGTTTCAATCTGCGTTAGTTGAAGCTATTAAAACTTTGCCTGAGCGTGATGCTTTAGTCTTATCCCTGTATTATGACGAAGCATTAAACTTAAAAGAAATTGGTGCCATTCTTGAGGTTAGTGAGTCTAGAGTTAGTCAGATTTTAAGTCAGGCTATGTTAAGACTAAAAGGTAAGCTCAAGCATTGGACACAAGAATAA
- a CDS encoding MinD/ParA family protein, translating into MTRDQASGLRMMNQPNNEKVKVIAVSGGKGGVGKTSVSINTAVALAEKGKRVLVLDADLGLANVDVMLGLRAEKNLSHVLSGESELDDIIVRGPKGIGIVPATSGTQAMVELTQAQHAGLIRAFSEMRTQFDVLIVDTAAGISDMVLSFSRASQDVLIVVCDEPTSITDAYALIKILSREHGVFHFKIVANMVRSLREGMELFAKLSKVTDRFLDVALELVATVPFDDNLRKSVRKQKLVIEAFPKSPAAIAYHGLANKIMTWPIPQQPGGHLEFFVERLVHRPTQQEERASE; encoded by the coding sequence ATGACCCGGGATCAAGCAAGCGGTTTACGTATGATGAATCAACCAAATAACGAAAAAGTGAAAGTTATCGCGGTTTCAGGTGGTAAAGGGGGCGTAGGTAAAACCAGCGTTTCAATCAACACCGCAGTTGCTCTCGCTGAAAAAGGCAAACGAGTATTAGTACTTGATGCTGACTTAGGGTTAGCAAACGTGGATGTCATGCTTGGCCTTCGCGCTGAGAAAAACTTATCTCACGTTCTATCTGGCGAATCAGAGCTAGACGATATTATTGTTCGAGGTCCTAAAGGCATTGGTATTGTGCCAGCAACTTCTGGTACTCAAGCGATGGTTGAGCTTACTCAAGCTCAGCATGCAGGCCTTATTCGCGCCTTTAGTGAAATGCGCACTCAGTTCGACGTACTGATTGTTGATACCGCGGCAGGTATTTCAGATATGGTGCTGAGTTTTTCACGTGCGTCACAAGATGTATTGATTGTCGTGTGTGACGAACCAACCTCTATTACCGATGCTTATGCCTTGATAAAAATCTTGAGCCGCGAGCATGGTGTGTTCCATTTCAAAATTGTTGCAAATATGGTGCGTTCTTTGCGAGAAGGTATGGAATTATTTGCTAAACTCAGTAAAGTGACAGACAGGTTCTTAGATGTCGCGCTCGAGCTGGTGGCAACGGTGCCGTTTGACGATAATTTGCGCAAATCTGTCCGTAAGCAGAAGTTAGTAATTGAAGCCTTTCCAAAATCGCCAGCGGCTATCGCTTATCATGGCTTAGCTAACAAGATTATGACGTGGCCAATCCCGCAACAACCTGGCGGGCATCTAGAATTTTTTGTTGAACGCTTAGTCCATCGTCCTACTCAGCAAGAGGAACGAGCGAGTGAATAA
- the flhF gene encoding flagellar biosynthesis protein FlhF, with the protein MKIKRFFAKDMRGALAQVKETLGSDAVIMSNKKVTGGIEIVAAVDYDEPKANAAVNAPAPGFMDVSDDRVSLQSSNASIKTQAKVSPPPVADSLQALLEKQQSRINDQLAQRKEEPELPEWARQLEASKQPKAQRSEPQAAQFTPEPRAAKSSSAEIESLREEMASLRSLLTHQVSELMTDQKKRTDPVGAMLESKLIAAEFSAPVAANLAALSQNYTPADLVRALPQSLANLLDNQGDDIVKRGGVVAFVGPTGVGKTTSLAKIAARFVAHHGPDQVAMITTDHYRIGAYEQLATYGKIMGCPVKQAHDLAELEQILYQFRSRKLVLIDTAGMGQRDMRLYQQLDNLTANSRIPIRSYLVMSATGQRRVLQDAVNHFKRIPLAGAILTKLDESISIAGALSVLIQNELPLSYVTDGQRVPEDMKVADTLALAKQALSALNESEQQPSPQTANHNEMAYAFE; encoded by the coding sequence GTGAAGATTAAACGATTTTTTGCCAAAGACATGCGCGGCGCGCTGGCACAAGTCAAAGAGACCTTAGGCTCTGATGCCGTGATCATGTCCAATAAAAAAGTGACTGGTGGCATCGAAATTGTCGCTGCTGTGGATTACGACGAACCAAAAGCCAATGCTGCCGTTAACGCACCGGCTCCTGGCTTTATGGATGTGTCAGATGACCGAGTGTCATTGCAGTCAAGCAATGCCAGTATTAAAACTCAGGCAAAAGTTAGCCCGCCGCCTGTTGCGGATTCTTTACAAGCACTGCTTGAGAAGCAACAAAGTCGCATTAATGATCAGCTAGCGCAGCGTAAGGAAGAACCTGAGTTACCTGAGTGGGCAAGACAATTAGAAGCAAGTAAACAGCCAAAAGCTCAACGTAGCGAACCTCAAGCAGCGCAGTTTACACCAGAGCCTAGAGCGGCTAAATCGTCATCTGCTGAAATTGAATCACTAAGAGAAGAGATGGCATCGCTTCGTAGCTTGCTAACTCATCAAGTTTCTGAATTGATGACAGATCAGAAAAAGCGCACCGACCCAGTTGGCGCTATGTTAGAGAGCAAGCTCATTGCAGCAGAATTTTCTGCACCAGTTGCTGCAAACCTAGCAGCACTCAGCCAAAATTATACGCCAGCAGATTTAGTGCGTGCTTTGCCACAGAGTTTAGCCAACCTGTTAGATAATCAAGGCGATGATATTGTTAAGCGTGGTGGCGTTGTGGCATTTGTTGGTCCAACAGGTGTGGGAAAAACCACTTCGCTGGCGAAAATTGCAGCAAGATTTGTCGCACATCATGGTCCAGATCAAGTTGCGATGATCACAACAGACCATTATCGCATTGGAGCCTATGAGCAGCTGGCAACTTATGGCAAAATAATGGGGTGCCCTGTTAAGCAAGCTCATGATTTAGCAGAGCTTGAACAAATTTTATACCAATTTAGAAGTCGTAAATTGGTATTGATAGACACTGCGGGTATGGGACAGCGAGATATGCGCCTATATCAGCAATTAGATAACTTAACGGCTAATAGCCGAATTCCAATTCGTAGTTATCTTGTTATGTCAGCAACAGGCCAGCGCAGAGTGTTACAAGATGCAGTAAATCATTTTAAACGCATCCCTCTAGCCGGTGCTATATTAACCAAGTTAGACGAATCAATATCAATTGCTGGCGCACTGAGCGTATTGATTCAAAATGAGTTACCATTAAGTTATGTGACTGATGGTCAACGTGTTCCTGAAGACATGAAGGTCGCGGATACGTTAGCCTTAGCCAAGCAAGCGCTAAGTGCGTTGAACGAATCAGAGCAACAACCGTCACCACAAACGGCCAACCATAATGAGATGGCCTATGCATTTGAGTAA
- the flhA gene encoding flagellar biosynthesis protein FlhA — MDVKATFGQFKQIKPASFKGIGTPLLVLAALGMVVLPMPAFLLDILFSFNIALALVVLLVAIYTDRPLDFAAFPSVLLVATLLRLALNVASTRVVLLEGHNGGDAAGKVIEAFGSVVIGGNYAVGLVVFLILIIINFAVVTKGAGRISEVSARFTLDAMPGKQMAIDADLNAGVLNQEQARLRRAEVTKEADFYGAMDGASKFVKGDAIAGILILVINILGGFVIGMVQHGLDFSSAIEIYTLLTIGDGLVAQIPGLLLSIAAALMVTRQNESGDMGQMMISQMFDSPKSLAIAAGVLFVMGIVPGMPHLAFLSFAFITAGAAYFVHKRIQENKAKALEKATKGPSEPKDAEPKELSWDDVRHVDTIGLEVGYRLIPLVDKGQGGELLSRIKGVRKKLSQELGFLVPAVHIRDNLDLAPNAYQISLMGVVVGEAEVRHDCELAINPGQVYGKLDGIETKDPAFGLEAVWIAPEQREQAQTLGYTVVDTATVVATHISQLLSNNAAKLLGYEEVQQLMDMLAKQSPKLIDGFIPDVMPLGHVVKVMQNLLNEGVSVRDLRTIVQTLLEYGGKSNDTEVLTAAVRIALKRMIVQEISGPELEIPVITLAPELEQMLHKSMQATGGEGPNIEPGLAERMQQSLLDAAQKQEMVGQPAILLTSGMLRSTLSRFVKYTIPSLRVISYQEIPDEKQIRIVSAVGQQSVGQ; from the coding sequence ATGGATGTAAAAGCAACATTTGGGCAGTTTAAGCAAATAAAACCAGCCAGTTTTAAAGGCATAGGTACACCCCTTTTAGTACTTGCGGCCCTTGGTATGGTTGTGTTGCCAATGCCAGCATTTCTGCTCGATATTCTTTTCTCATTCAACATTGCCTTGGCGCTTGTGGTGCTGCTAGTCGCCATTTATACCGACAGACCATTGGATTTTGCGGCGTTTCCATCTGTATTGCTCGTTGCCACGCTATTGCGACTAGCGTTAAACGTTGCATCAACACGTGTTGTGTTACTTGAGGGACATAATGGTGGTGATGCAGCTGGTAAAGTGATTGAAGCCTTTGGCTCCGTGGTAATTGGTGGTAACTATGCGGTTGGTTTAGTGGTGTTCTTAATCTTGATCATCATTAACTTTGCCGTAGTAACCAAAGGTGCGGGGCGTATTTCGGAAGTGAGCGCGCGTTTCACCCTTGATGCTATGCCGGGCAAGCAAATGGCAATTGATGCTGACTTAAATGCAGGCGTATTAAATCAAGAGCAAGCAAGATTGCGTCGCGCTGAAGTAACCAAAGAAGCAGATTTTTACGGTGCGATGGATGGTGCGTCAAAGTTTGTAAAAGGTGATGCCATCGCCGGTATCCTTATTCTTGTCATCAATATTCTTGGTGGTTTTGTCATTGGTATGGTGCAGCACGGATTAGATTTCTCCAGTGCAATTGAAATCTATACCTTACTGACCATTGGTGATGGTTTAGTCGCGCAAATTCCTGGCCTACTACTGTCTATTGCAGCGGCATTAATGGTGACCCGTCAAAACGAGTCAGGTGACATGGGGCAGATGATGATAAGTCAGATGTTTGACAGCCCCAAGTCATTGGCAATTGCTGCGGGTGTGCTATTTGTGATGGGTATTGTGCCGGGTATGCCGCACCTAGCATTTTTAAGTTTTGCGTTTATTACCGCTGGCGCAGCTTACTTTGTACACAAACGCATTCAAGAGAACAAAGCAAAAGCATTAGAGAAGGCTACAAAAGGGCCGAGTGAGCCAAAAGATGCCGAGCCAAAAGAGCTAAGCTGGGACGATGTGCGCCATGTCGATACCATTGGTTTAGAAGTGGGTTATCGTCTTATTCCGCTGGTGGATAAAGGTCAGGGCGGTGAGTTATTAAGCCGAATTAAAGGTGTGCGTAAGAAGCTTTCACAAGAGCTTGGTTTCCTAGTGCCTGCGGTGCATATTCGCGACAATCTTGATTTAGCGCCAAATGCTTATCAAATCTCGTTAATGGGCGTAGTTGTGGGAGAGGCCGAAGTTCGCCATGATTGCGAGCTTGCCATCAATCCAGGTCAGGTTTATGGCAAGCTCGATGGCATAGAAACCAAAGACCCAGCCTTTGGGTTAGAAGCGGTATGGATTGCCCCTGAGCAGCGCGAGCAAGCGCAAACGCTAGGCTACACAGTGGTTGATACCGCAACAGTAGTCGCAACACACATTAGCCAGCTGTTAAGTAACAATGCCGCGAAGCTGCTGGGTTATGAAGAAGTGCAGCAGCTAATGGATATGCTAGCGAAGCAATCACCTAAGTTAATTGATGGCTTTATTCCTGATGTGATGCCACTTGGCCATGTGGTTAAAGTGATGCAAAACTTACTTAACGAAGGGGTTAGCGTGCGTGATTTACGCACAATTGTACAAACACTACTTGAGTATGGCGGTAAGAGTAATGACACCGAAGTTCTCACGGCTGCAGTGCGTATTGCGTTGAAACGGATGATCGTACAAGAGATCTCTGGACCTGAGCTTGAGATCCCTGTCATTACATTGGCGCCAGAGCTGGAACAGATGTTGCATAAGTCTATGCAGGCGACAGGGGGCGAAGGGCCGAATATTGAGCCAGGCCTTGCAGAGCGTATGCAGCAGTCACTATTAGATGCGGCGCAGAAGCAAGAAATGGTCGGCCAACCAGCCATATTATTGACATCGGGTATGCTGAGGTCAACGCTGTCAAGATTTGTTAAGTACACTATTCCAAGCCTGCGGGTGATCTCTTATCAAGAGATACCAGATGAGAAACAAATTCGAATTGTTTCAGCCGTTGGGCAGCAGTCAGTTGGACAATAG
- the flhB gene encoding flagellar biosynthesis protein FlhB, giving the protein MAENDTSQERTEEPTARRLEQAREKGQVARSKELGTAAVLLAASVGFAVTGPALATALHTIMKQLMTMERDQIFDTNSMLRVWGLVGTELLLPMIGFISLLALVAFAGNVALGGLSFSTKAIMPKGSKLNPMNGFKRMFGPQAGIELVKGLAKFLVVAISAYFLLKFYFYDILNLSNGHLPGNVYDALNMLVWLFILLCSSMLLIVVIDVPFQIWNHNKQLRMTKQEIKDEYKETEGQPEVKGRVRQMQREMAQRRMMTEVPNADVIVVNPEHYAVAVKYDVIRSPAPFLIAKGVDEVAFKIREIAREHEIAIVSAPPLARAIYHTTKVDQQVPEGLFTAVAQVLAYVFQLRQYQKGKGRKPTPIPLNQPIPDELKH; this is encoded by the coding sequence ATGGCCGAGAACGATACCAGTCAAGAACGTACCGAAGAACCCACGGCGAGGCGCCTCGAGCAGGCGCGTGAAAAAGGTCAAGTTGCCCGCTCTAAAGAGTTGGGTACCGCTGCCGTATTGCTTGCCGCATCTGTAGGTTTTGCTGTGACTGGCCCAGCGTTAGCAACAGCTTTGCACACTATTATGAAGCAACTAATGACCATGGAGCGAGATCAAATCTTTGATACTAACTCTATGCTGCGTGTATGGGGGCTAGTGGGCACTGAGTTATTGCTGCCAATGATTGGGTTTATTAGCTTGCTGGCACTGGTAGCTTTTGCCGGTAATGTCGCGTTGGGTGGCTTGTCGTTCTCAACCAAGGCTATTATGCCCAAAGGCAGTAAACTTAACCCAATGAATGGTTTTAAGCGGATGTTTGGCCCACAAGCTGGCATTGAGTTAGTTAAAGGCCTTGCCAAGTTTTTAGTTGTGGCTATCTCGGCTTATTTTCTGCTTAAATTCTACTTTTACGATATCCTTAACCTTTCCAACGGGCATCTGCCGGGCAACGTTTACGACGCGCTCAATATGTTAGTGTGGCTATTTATTCTGCTTTGTTCTTCTATGCTACTTATCGTAGTGATTGATGTGCCGTTTCAAATATGGAACCACAACAAACAGCTGCGAATGACTAAGCAGGAAATAAAAGATGAATATAAAGAAACTGAAGGTCAACCTGAGGTTAAAGGCCGCGTAAGGCAAATGCAGCGCGAGATGGCGCAAAGACGCATGATGACTGAAGTGCCTAATGCTGATGTGATTGTGGTTAACCCAGAGCACTATGCGGTAGCAGTAAAGTACGATGTTATTCGCTCACCAGCGCCATTTTTAATTGCTAAAGGCGTTGATGAGGTCGCATTTAAAATTCGTGAAATTGCTCGCGAGCATGAAATCGCTATTGTATCTGCACCGCCACTTGCCAGGGCTATTTATCACACCACCAAAGTTGACCAACAAGTACCAGAAGGACTTTTCACCGCGGTGGCTCAAGTACTTGCATATGTATTTCAGTTGCGTCAGTACCAAAAAGGCAAGGGACGCAAGCCAACGCCAATTCCGCTTAACCAACCCATTCCTGACGAGTTAAAGCACTAG
- the fliR gene encoding flagellar biosynthetic protein FliR, with protein sequence MLPMFRISSMLMVMAVFGANTTPSRVRLLLAVAITVAVAPMLPEMPGIELMSLSAVFIIAQQIIIGAAMGFVTLMVMQTFVLTGQIIGMQTSLGFASMVDPGSGQQTPIVGNFFLLLSTLIFLAVDGHLLMFRMLIASFETIPVSMSGIAVENYRKLGEWGLYMFGAALTMSLSAIVALLMINLSFGVMTRASPQLNIFAIGFPVTMVSGLFILWLTLSPIMAHFSEVWAAAQLLMCDLLLLQCQTDAVLTF encoded by the coding sequence ATGCTGCCTATGTTTCGCATTTCGTCCATGTTAATGGTGATGGCGGTATTTGGTGCTAACACCACGCCTTCGCGAGTAAGGTTATTGCTTGCCGTTGCTATTACTGTAGCGGTTGCGCCTATGCTGCCTGAAATGCCAGGCATTGAGTTAATGTCGCTGTCCGCGGTGTTCATTATTGCTCAGCAAATTATTATCGGTGCAGCCATGGGTTTTGTGACCCTAATGGTGATGCAAACCTTTGTATTAACCGGGCAAATTATTGGTATGCAAACCAGTTTGGGTTTTGCCTCTATGGTTGATCCTGGCTCTGGTCAACAAACGCCGATTGTCGGTAATTTCTTTTTGCTACTAAGCACGCTTATCTTTTTGGCGGTAGATGGGCATTTGCTGATGTTTCGTATGCTCATCGCTAGCTTTGAAACCATTCCTGTTTCAATGAGCGGTATTGCAGTTGAGAATTATCGCAAGCTAGGTGAGTGGGGTTTGTATATGTTTGGCGCCGCATTAACTATGTCGCTAAGTGCGATTGTCGCTTTGTTAATGATCAATCTATCTTTTGGCGTGATGACGCGAGCCTCGCCGCAGTTAAACATTTTTGCCATTGGTTTCCCTGTCACCATGGTTAGCGGCTTGTTCATTTTGTGGTTAACCCTAAGCCCAATCATGGCGCACTTTTCAGAAGTTTGGGCTGCGGCGCAGTTATTAATGTGTGATTTACTCTTGTTGCAGTGTCAAACCGATGCTGTACTGACGTTTTAG
- the fliQ gene encoding flagellar biosynthesis protein FliQ yields the protein MSPESLIDIFREALSVIVLIVSAIILPGLFIGLIVAVFQAATSINEQTLSFLPRLLVTLGALMFLGHWLVQTMMDFFYQMVNMIPQVIG from the coding sequence ATGTCTCCAGAGTCTTTAATTGATATCTTCCGTGAGGCCTTATCAGTCATCGTATTGATTGTGTCGGCAATTATTCTACCAGGTTTGTTTATTGGTTTGATTGTAGCGGTGTTTCAGGCCGCGACTTCAATTAACGAGCAAACGTTGAGCTTTTTGCCTCGCTTATTGGTGACGCTGGGGGCCTTGATGTTTCTAGGGCATTGGCTGGTGCAGACAATGATGGATTTCTTTTATCAAATGGTAAATATGATCCCGCAAGTAATAGGCTAG
- the fliP gene encoding flagellar type III secretion system pore protein FliP (The bacterial flagellar biogenesis protein FliP forms a type III secretion system (T3SS)-type pore required for flagellar assembly.), producing the protein MLAILSMSLPSFAVAQDGILPAVTVTTGADGATEYSVTMQILLLMTALSFIPAMVIMLTSFTRIIVVLSILRQALGLQQTPSNQVLIGISLFMTFFIMAPVFDKIYTQAVEPYIEEQMTLTQAYEVGKEPLKAFMLSQVRTTDLETFIEISGYQNIQSPEQTPMSVLIPAFITSELKTAFQIGFMLFVPFLVLDLVVASILMAMGMMMLSPMIVSLPFKIMLFVLVDGWGLVMGTLANSFGI; encoded by the coding sequence ATGCTCGCTATCTTGTCTATGAGCTTGCCATCATTTGCTGTCGCGCAAGATGGCATTTTACCGGCGGTTACGGTGACGACCGGTGCTGACGGGGCCACTGAATATTCGGTGACCATGCAAATCTTGCTGCTGATGACGGCGCTCAGCTTCATTCCGGCCATGGTCATCATGTTGACGTCATTCACCCGCATCATTGTGGTGTTGTCGATTTTGCGCCAAGCGCTGGGTTTGCAACAAACCCCGTCTAATCAGGTGTTGATTGGTATCAGTTTGTTTATGACCTTCTTTATTATGGCACCGGTATTTGACAAGATTTACACCCAGGCAGTTGAGCCATACATCGAAGAGCAAATGACGCTTACCCAAGCCTATGAGGTAGGTAAAGAACCACTGAAAGCCTTTATGCTGTCACAAGTGCGCACCACAGATTTAGAAACCTTTATTGAGATATCCGGTTATCAAAATATTCAGTCACCTGAGCAAACTCCAATGTCAGTGTTGATCCCGGCATTTATTACTAGCGAGCTAAAAACCGCATTTCAAATTGGCTTTATGCTGTTTGTACCGTTTTTGGTGCTCGACCTGGTGGTGGCAAGTATCTTGATGGCCATGGGTATGATGATGCTGTCGCCAATGATTGTGTCATTGCCGTTTAAGATCATGCTATTTGTACTGGTTGATGGCTGGGGATTAGTCATGGGGACCTTAGCTAATAGCTTTGGGATTTAG
- the fliO gene encoding flagellar biosynthetic protein FliO produces the protein MILSLLTSSQGAVAQQTVASATAAKVTEQVAQRSAEVSYTATVANMLGGLLVVLALIFVLAYIVKRLNIMPNQQGTIKTIAATAIGQREKLMVVELAGQQYFIGVTPEQISLLDKLDEPISIEQPTKFADKKFAHKLSFADKLKQAKEQQ, from the coding sequence TTGATCCTCTCTTTGTTGACCTCATCTCAAGGCGCAGTCGCTCAGCAAACCGTCGCTAGTGCTACGGCCGCTAAAGTGACCGAGCAAGTAGCTCAGCGCTCAGCTGAAGTGTCTTACACCGCTACTGTCGCCAATATGCTTGGTGGTTTGCTGGTGGTACTTGCCTTGATATTTGTGCTGGCATATATCGTCAAGCGCTTGAATATTATGCCTAACCAACAAGGCACGATTAAAACTATTGCTGCAACTGCCATCGGTCAACGTGAGAAATTAATGGTGGTTGAATTAGCGGGGCAACAGTATTTTATTGGTGTCACCCCTGAGCAAATCAGTTTATTAGATAAGCTTGATGAGCCTATCTCAATAGAGCAGCCAACAAAGTTTGCTGATAAAAAGTTTGCCCATAAATTGTCATTCGCCGACAAGCTCAAACAAGCCAAGGAACAACAATAA
- the fliN gene encoding flagellar motor switch protein FliN, protein MSTEDTGDDWAAAMAEQALEEAAQAEQVQLDELVDESKPLSKEEAEKLDSILDIPVTISMEVGRSFISIRNLLQLNQGSVVELDRVAGEPLDVMVNGTLIAHGEVVVVNDKFGIRLTDVISQTERIKKLK, encoded by the coding sequence ATGAGTACAGAAGATACAGGTGATGATTGGGCTGCAGCTATGGCTGAGCAGGCCTTAGAAGAGGCGGCGCAGGCAGAGCAAGTTCAGCTCGACGAACTCGTCGATGAATCCAAACCATTGAGTAAAGAAGAAGCTGAAAAGCTTGACTCAATTTTAGATATTCCGGTCACTATTTCTATGGAAGTAGGGCGCAGCTTCATTAGCATCCGTAATTTGCTGCAACTTAACCAGGGCTCGGTTGTTGAGCTAGACCGTGTAGCGGGTGAACCGCTCGATGTGATGGTCAATGGTACCTTGATTGCCCACGGTGAGGTAGTTGTCGTCAACGACAAGTTTGGAATTCGCCTAACCGACGTTATCAGCCAAACTGAGCGGATTAAAAAGCTTAAGTAG
- the fliM gene encoding flagellar motor switch protein FliM, with protein sequence MSDLLSQDEIDALLHGVDDVEEDEIDEGGADARTYDFSSQDRIVRGRMPTLEIVNERFARHLRISMFNMMRRAAEVSINGVQMLKFGEYVHTLFVPTSLNMVRFSPLKGTGLITMEARLVFILVDNFFGGDGRFHAKIEGREFTPTERRIVQLLLKIIFEDYKDAWAPVMDVEFEYLDSEVNPAMANIVSPTEVVVINSFHIEVDGGGGDFHITMPYSMIEPIRELLDAGVQSDKQDTDMRWSQALRDEIMDVEVGVDANIVEKELTLREVMDFKAGDVIPVELPEHIMMRVEDLPTFRCKLGQSRENLALKVSEKIARPETVKSELQLFTRKKGKSRDLSEL encoded by the coding sequence GTGAGTGATTTATTAAGCCAAGACGAAATTGATGCGCTGTTACATGGTGTTGATGATGTTGAAGAAGATGAGATAGACGAAGGTGGCGCCGATGCGCGCACCTATGACTTTTCTTCTCAAGATCGCATCGTCCGTGGTCGTATGCCAACACTCGAAATTGTTAACGAGCGTTTTGCACGCCACCTACGGATCAGCATGTTTAACATGATGCGCCGCGCAGCTGAAGTGTCGATTAATGGCGTTCAGATGCTTAAGTTTGGCGAGTATGTACATACCTTGTTTGTACCGACGAGTTTGAACATGGTGCGCTTTAGCCCGTTAAAAGGCACAGGCCTTATCACCATGGAAGCGCGCTTGGTGTTTATTTTGGTGGATAACTTTTTTGGCGGTGATGGCCGCTTCCATGCCAAGATTGAAGGTCGTGAATTTACGCCGACCGAGAGACGTATCGTTCAGTTGCTGCTGAAAATTATTTTTGAAGATTATAAAGATGCTTGGGCACCAGTAATGGACGTTGAGTTTGAATATCTAGACTCGGAAGTTAACCCAGCGATGGCAAACATCGTTAGCCCAACAGAAGTGGTAGTGATTAATTCATTTCACATTGAAGTTGATGGAGGCGGTGGTGATTTCCACATTACCATGCCGTATTCGATGATTGAGCCCATTCGTGAGCTGCTTGATGCCGGTGTCCAAAGTGACAAACAAGATACTGACATGCGTTGGTCGCAAGCACTTCGTGATGAAATTATGGATGTAGAGGTTGGCGTTGATGCCAACATCGTTGAAAAAGAACTAACACTGCGGGAAGTGATGGATTTTAAAGCAGGTGATGTTATCCCTGTTGAGCTGCCTGAGCATATTATGATGCGAGTAGAAGATTTGCCGACTTTCCGCTGTAAGCTTGGTCAATCACGAGAGAATCTAGCGCTGAAAGTCAGTGAGAAGATTGCTCGCCCAGAAACTGTTAAATCAGAATTACAACTCTTTACGCGCAAGAAAGGTAAGTCGCGTGATCTGTCCGAATTATAA